One genomic window of Polyangium aurulentum includes the following:
- a CDS encoding DUF2169 family type VI secretion system accessory protein: protein MDIVSLCPLRAGCFAWQAHTGAHALTIIVKATFLLRPGESVLAPEQEPITEKERTWEDDPGRSVRVPSDRAPYKPRAEVMLVGHAYAPHRQPVRSLVARMTVGEMEKSIEVWCDRGIRVNDGQLLEGPRFVSMPLAWERSAGGPGTDNPIGMRFDAAPNRYGMVAIPNLQPLGTSVSRKSDTFAPVGFGPIGPQWPGRAQKLGRSRAEFRDPGWEKSLLPADFDVSYFQAAPPDQQIAQIRPDERIALENLHPEHARFVTKLPRVRPRAIADRAMGEREEVALVADTLWIDTDRGLCCVVWRGRIGLRHGTEAGRIAVWVEGMPTVAPTAEPSGGVISSEDEDMAELGATTLIGPITTSGKPALPFVPGIATIPETHQQIAADIARWVARVDGDGSGTIPPMADPTKKALPFGPEAEDQAYLAETIPPIPKAGAAATPFMPVVPPLPPMRIEGWSTFDEPVIGYMDPTTEKSLQSKADAVERATAEVAAPPMIGPLATPEMARAPAKPSPPKSEPATPPTEPTPSKTAEPPVDLTLEETATIAAELAEGKTERAKILDAHGVGEGAWKANETRWKKALEEEQGRGKSTLRGTYDTAYVARVEKFRGPILLEEYARIIVGLERGRANGVLDVLKIQQPALMPIVRVWTKKAAKDTKLGEESKKALREAKRA, encoded by the coding sequence ATGGATATCGTCTCCCTCTGCCCTCTCCGAGCTGGATGCTTCGCCTGGCAGGCGCACACGGGCGCTCATGCGCTGACTATCATCGTGAAGGCCACGTTCCTGCTCCGACCTGGCGAGTCCGTGCTCGCGCCCGAGCAGGAGCCGATAACCGAGAAGGAGCGCACCTGGGAGGACGATCCGGGACGCAGCGTCCGCGTCCCGAGCGACCGAGCCCCCTACAAGCCGCGCGCAGAGGTGATGCTCGTCGGACATGCATACGCGCCCCATCGTCAGCCGGTCCGCTCGCTCGTGGCGCGGATGACCGTCGGAGAGATGGAGAAATCGATCGAGGTCTGGTGCGACCGTGGGATCCGCGTCAACGATGGCCAGCTCCTCGAGGGACCGCGCTTTGTGAGCATGCCGCTCGCGTGGGAACGCTCGGCAGGAGGACCGGGCACGGACAACCCTATCGGCATGCGGTTCGACGCCGCGCCGAATCGCTATGGTATGGTGGCGATACCAAACCTACAGCCGCTCGGAACCTCCGTGTCGCGGAAGTCGGACACATTCGCCCCGGTGGGATTCGGGCCTATCGGGCCGCAGTGGCCGGGGCGGGCGCAGAAACTCGGGCGGAGCAGGGCCGAGTTCCGGGATCCAGGATGGGAGAAGTCACTACTGCCTGCTGATTTCGACGTGAGTTACTTCCAGGCAGCGCCGCCGGATCAGCAGATCGCGCAGATCCGCCCTGATGAGCGCATCGCGCTGGAGAATTTGCATCCGGAGCATGCACGGTTCGTGACGAAGCTGCCTAGGGTCCGGCCACGGGCCATCGCGGATCGCGCGATGGGCGAGCGGGAGGAAGTCGCACTCGTCGCGGACACGTTGTGGATCGACACGGACCGCGGATTGTGCTGCGTCGTTTGGCGGGGCCGGATCGGATTGCGGCATGGGACGGAGGCGGGGCGGATCGCGGTTTGGGTGGAAGGAATGCCAACGGTGGCGCCGACGGCAGAGCCTTCGGGGGGCGTCATTTCGTCGGAAGACGAGGACATGGCGGAGTTAGGGGCAACGACGCTGATAGGCCCCATCACGACGAGTGGGAAGCCAGCGTTGCCGTTCGTCCCGGGAATTGCGACGATACCGGAGACGCATCAGCAGATCGCGGCGGACATCGCGCGGTGGGTGGCGCGCGTAGACGGTGATGGGTCGGGCACGATCCCGCCGATGGCGGACCCCACGAAGAAGGCGCTGCCGTTCGGGCCGGAGGCGGAGGACCAGGCGTACCTAGCAGAGACGATCCCGCCGATCCCGAAAGCGGGCGCGGCAGCGACGCCATTCATGCCAGTCGTGCCGCCGCTGCCCCCCATGCGAATCGAGGGATGGAGCACGTTCGATGAGCCGGTGATCGGGTACATGGACCCGACTACGGAGAAGTCGCTCCAATCGAAGGCTGACGCAGTGGAGCGGGCAACGGCCGAGGTCGCGGCGCCCCCGATGATAGGACCGCTCGCGACGCCGGAGATGGCTCGAGCGCCGGCCAAACCGAGCCCGCCAAAGTCGGAACCAGCAACGCCGCCCACGGAACCCACGCCGTCCAAGACCGCAGAGCCACCTGTCGATTTGACGCTCGAGGAGACCGCGACGATCGCGGCGGAACTCGCCGAGGGAAAAACGGAGCGCGCCAAGATCCTCGACGCGCATGGCGTGGGTGAGGGCGCGTGGAAAGCAAACGAGACACGGTGGAAAAAGGCGCTCGAAGAGGAGCAAGGCCGAGGAAAGAGTACGCTACGAGGGACGTACGACACAGCCTACGTCGCGCGCGTAGAGAAGTTCCGAGGACCGATCCTGCTCGAGGAGTACGCACGCATCATCGTGGGACTCGAGCGAGGGCGAGCGAATGGAGTGCTGGACGTACTGAAGATCCAGCAGCCCGCTCTGATGCCAATCGTGCGCGTGTGGACGAAGAAGGCGGCGAAGGACACCAAGTTGGGTGAAGAGTCGAAAAAGGCGCTGCGGGAAGCAAAGCGTGCGTAG